In Sebaldella termitidis ATCC 33386, one DNA window encodes the following:
- a CDS encoding DUF6194 family protein gives MRKADDILDYCIKNLKGTVLIETWGEKAVFYNPGNILKKGVYVLTIKEKDGENDKASGLDRKDIFRVNLGLRKEAFIKLFGEIPARPAAGAVVDMNYDFKKTDEILPHPVYAWMGWISILNPAKNTDNTLIPFINEAYSFAKEKFEKRHSKIQKKLK, from the coding sequence ATGAGAAAAGCTGATGATATACTGGATTATTGCATAAAAAATCTTAAAGGAACAGTTTTAATAGAGACCTGGGGTGAAAAAGCAGTATTTTATAACCCGGGAAATATTCTGAAAAAAGGAGTTTATGTACTCACGATAAAGGAAAAGGACGGAGAAAATGATAAAGCCTCCGGACTGGACAGAAAGGACATATTCAGAGTGAATCTCGGATTGAGGAAAGAAGCTTTCATAAAACTTTTTGGTGAAATTCCTGCCCGCCCGGCTGCCGGAGCAGTCGTCGATATGAATTATGATTTTAAGAAAACTGATGAAATTCTTCCGCATCCGGTTTATGCATGGATGGGATGGATAAGTATCCTAAACCCTGCCAAGAATACTGACAATACTTTAATTCCATTTATTAATGAAGCATACAGCTTTGCAAAAGAGAAATTCGAAAAAAGACATTCAAAAATCCAGAAAAAATTAAAGTAA
- a CDS encoding tetratricopeptide repeat protein: MKKIFILTMSLFLILGCGRGNSSDRVEEHIKKNLGNNPTKQQIEELLISGQVIYGSRPEEAKKYFEAAAKYDPRGAYALSDYYLEKEDYENFERWAKQAAEGGDSRAQFNLGYYYDERNRLEEAKKWYIKAGEQGNVGAMLNLGLIYDIENNINEKKKWYLKAAESGNIQAQYNLGVMFMEKNQNIEAEKYFLNASLEGDSDAQNNLGIVYKRIGNFKEAEKWLLKSSKQGNIKAQYNLGELYEEKLNNKEKAIYWYEKSFSLGDNDSEKKLIELRGK; the protein is encoded by the coding sequence ATGAAAAAAATATTTATACTTACAATGAGTTTGTTTTTAATATTAGGGTGTGGTAGAGGCAACTCATCTGATAGAGTGGAGGAACATATAAAAAAGAATCTGGGGAATAATCCCACTAAGCAGCAAATAGAAGAGCTGTTGATATCAGGACAGGTAATATACGGCTCAAGACCGGAAGAAGCTAAGAAATATTTTGAAGCAGCAGCTAAATACGATCCGAGAGGAGCTTATGCATTAAGTGATTATTACCTTGAGAAAGAAGATTATGAAAATTTTGAGAGATGGGCGAAACAGGCAGCGGAAGGCGGAGATAGCCGAGCCCAGTTTAATTTAGGATATTATTATGATGAGAGAAATAGGCTGGAAGAAGCTAAGAAATGGTATATCAAGGCTGGGGAACAGGGGAATGTAGGAGCTATGTTAAATTTAGGATTAATATACGACATTGAGAACAATATAAATGAAAAGAAAAAATGGTATTTGAAAGCAGCGGAATCTGGAAATATACAGGCACAATATAATTTAGGTGTTATGTTTATGGAAAAGAATCAAAATATCGAGGCTGAAAAATATTTTTTAAATGCTTCTCTTGAAGGAGACAGTGATGCTCAAAATAATTTAGGGATTGTGTATAAAAGAATTGGAAATTTTAAAGAGGCTGAAAAATGGCTTTTAAAATCATCTAAACAAGGGAATATAAAAGCACAATATAATTTAGGAGAGTTGTATGAAGAAAAATTAAATAATAAAGAGAAAGCAATTTATTGGTATGAGAAATCTTTCAGTCTTGGTGATAATGATTCAGAGAAAAAACTAATAGAATTGAGAGGAAAATAA
- a CDS encoding TetR/AcrR family transcriptional regulator, whose protein sequence is MDRKEVIKITLELMKEKKLEKTTIGEIVKRLDLSPGSLYYHFKNKSEIYKEMADYSLEEITRNLNEVRTAESNKNKLFILTRALIKFLEEREEILFFLISMKGSCYLEEEIKSQDFLINFKNILLTEQQDVNHKKRMLLKLNMFLGSIYEVLYDSKLVNGRNLAEYEIRDIHASFWGNEILDTKYNN, encoded by the coding sequence ATGGATAGAAAAGAAGTAATCAAAATAACATTAGAGTTAATGAAGGAAAAGAAACTGGAGAAAACAACAATAGGCGAAATAGTAAAAAGGCTGGATTTAAGCCCCGGAAGTCTGTATTATCATTTTAAGAATAAAAGTGAAATATATAAAGAGATGGCGGATTATTCACTGGAAGAGATAACAAGAAATCTAAATGAAGTCAGAACGGCTGAAAGTAATAAAAATAAATTGTTTATACTGACAAGAGCATTAATAAAATTTTTAGAGGAGAGGGAAGAAATCTTATTTTTTTTGATAAGTATGAAAGGCTCCTGCTATCTGGAAGAAGAAATAAAGAGTCAGGATTTCTTGATAAATTTTAAAAATATTTTATTAACTGAACAGCAGGATGTAAATCATAAAAAACGGATGTTATTAAAGCTGAATATGTTTTTAGGTTCAATATATGAAGTATTGTATGATAGTAAACTGGTAAACGGAAGAAATCTTGCAGAATATGAAATAAGAGATATCCATGCTTCTTTCTGGGGGAATGAGATATTGGATACTAAATATAATAATTGA
- a CDS encoding autotransporter outer membrane beta-barrel domain-containing protein: protein MTRNKKLLVSFLALNAILAPHVSGAAASSSQKYDRLYNSITKNLDKGSSNEKAYQTIEKILKQKNKELKDLHLQGDYIVKPEYLEWQMFFTGFYNEDARTGSLSSNHAREGDDSESNWSGKNKPMIQADSYKEVKVGPSIPYKYLNLQDINPNISLPVIESVASINLNKIPLVIDIPQLPALPNIQLNTVTTTNINDINITKNVQVSPINISIAAKTFNPVTLVNPQLARNGNGFNSSSGAANLHTNLDAPGTTTLVTSTTNPTGLIQIIGPHGVNWNGAMQSGGTGSMTYNITGSLKTEKVGSRVVLVESHRASSGVTTGNTNDILYVNSSGTLTSDVSYSGTVTGVYSDTTLIVEIEGGYGAYNHSMFENTGMMQSIGTGKTIGMEFKSGSDLTSTIKVKNSGTIDIKGDESVGIDSLISQNGNQFNIGVENATGGTILMRGNNSFGILLTQGRLDGSNVKSSGNIGTLTNTYIQNGTITMKGYGSYGVVIEGGTELPTGTSLNSGTINIENGGASSAADTSSGIYLNKNLALSNDGIINVSGNYSNGIRINSGSVTNKYVSGKAVNILGTAADSTGIAVINSSSTGINNGKIALTATGGKNIGMYGTGGGTGNRIENTGTNAEITMNITAGSENIGASIIGTGSTFSNSGKINLTDTTTAGKNVGIYSDNATVNNTGEVNLTTKGNDIGIYLKGNSIGTIGGNINLTSTGSNYDYGVYFDNGYTGNAAINSTISLKGKSAGVFSAVKPIVFNGTVNMDTSSSLLSADSIGLLYQITGALPAGNIVTNNGTLNAAAGTGIYIHNNSTALGKTVINNAVKSINISGGGVGIAAESAAYTSGDKLHIINSGLINNVSSSTANSIGIYAKNQDIRITGAGKISVSSPGSENLGILINGGKTEFESSLELGAGGIGVYLNGNASNTNDSVLDIGNTANAITALTNGIGVVAKGEKATVNILSNGITLTGHSALNEGSLGVFLENGNINNNGTIKTGDYGTAAYLKSTANARTVNLGNLETQDNGVGLYLENQNIIDTLTSITTGENSIAVYAKNGDIDIDVLDSANFTLGKGSTGYFLEDGTIKSLLGINTDITLGNDITGVALTGNSAIDSSINSITIGNNTGSAASIKPIVLGIKDISSPLTVSTKLTGGNGTVGLYYEEGGTGNAVTYNGSGSLTVPDIKVGTAGGNLSSVGVYLDAATNVNGLNINNAYIQVNGNSGIVLGADTGDINVTGGKVELTEGGVLFLVKNGGNVNISPSTVIITPDSGIELFRVIYSNYTNTAGTKLEIPKESVAIHGETGIITNDGELVSKLISGVPAESSIGIYIENTLESSPGVLLHSNMSSQGINNNKIDLGNKGIGIFGENSYIKNETTGTITIADNGAALYASIGSILENAGAINIGENSVGMYALDRTGSPSYTGLTKENYLINSGQIISSGNNTVGISSTGAEPLVKSEITNNGVISVTGTNTTGIYGSHTNILNTGNITAGNGFDSGLTIEYAAGIIGNNSSINIQSGAIQSGNYSIGAAATGDSVLNITGGTISVGDNSIFNYIKRGTGTNVTLTDSSGGTYDLNRSKQIGIYSEEGDVASNKTLEVRSGTGSIGLYAQNNGNVNMTLQGLTINVENGQKGVFAKGISGSGVKTTLANSVNLNDNSALGIIHQDGDIENNGFTNVSGIGSVGILSSNSDNLNTNTMLNNGGINVNSDSGIGIYGTTLNNAQLNVTNTGNLNLAASSSSNDVILGIYGENGAEINNTGNIVIGASSIGIYGKGIDINQNGGVLSADKNALGIYLNGGTGNVNNTAINIADDNGAGIYATNSAGVTLGNTNNLNVGDTSGALSGSAAGSFGIVGKDGSIVTNNANMNIGLASIGIYTENSTITNNGNMTAAGGGTDTKDGRVLIYGGRADIGNIGSAITNTGILNAGDMGVGIYSNTGSIVNSGDITVGNTYQNPSNPSDRQYAVGIYGVGTTSINNTHKITFGDNGLGLYAYTPNGTISNSGLITSSADNGVGVYIEKGDTITGVTQEFINTGQIILTGNNSIGIAGVDNVKIINNNLVETTGANSIGIYADTYSIVENNGTVRSTGTNGIGILLKNNSVLINNGIIDINISANGRAIVTDGTGSTSDLTAVHTGTVDASASSPVDHVGSGPSYSKPSIINAGIIKVNERFEVPEDAIIQIKVDPSSVKEASLATSDYHPEDVNGKYLISNAVQFIADEFVLRNIQVTSDFSQGTNHKTYKLEDVFVPLTAGGGINYGKAAIKSKGILWEAIPITNSNGNLDIWMTKRDLTEFGEGLSWEEMASILDKNYEDATGDRLSLYDKIDKIETESDLRRIMTSLSGAYYANRAQRGYDIKRGFDNALDLMENSENNTKENVKVSVLAGAGKTYENKEGVMDYKYETAGVYALREVERTYAHKFGYSLGYARNSFELQDGNNSEEWVDTLQLGVHNIYRKNSWKLRSDLTGRLNLHNVDRNIDWTDSIEKLDDKYMSYGVSLDNTLLKEFELNKVLKISPLLSLDFGYQYLDKVKEESSVSALEIDSNNAYSIKPGAGIRVDSNIPLGSRSAWELKSALEVKYEYELGEAQPEETARLQSFGETYKLAKPAEDKGELKLKGMLGVEVTDRYGIFITGEYGKAFNEVTKDGESYKVGVTLKAVF, encoded by the coding sequence ATGACAAGGAATAAGAAATTATTAGTATCATTTTTAGCATTAAATGCGATATTAGCGCCGCATGTGTCAGGTGCAGCGGCTTCTTCAAGCCAAAAATATGACAGGCTGTATAACAGTATAACAAAAAATTTGGATAAAGGAAGTTCAAATGAAAAAGCTTATCAAACAATAGAAAAAATACTTAAGCAGAAAAATAAGGAATTAAAAGATCTGCATTTACAGGGTGACTATATAGTAAAACCTGAATATCTGGAATGGCAGATGTTTTTTACAGGTTTCTATAACGAAGATGCAAGAACGGGGAGTTTGAGTTCAAATCATGCAAGAGAAGGAGATGATTCGGAATCAAACTGGTCCGGGAAGAATAAGCCGATGATTCAGGCAGATTCATATAAGGAAGTAAAAGTAGGTCCGAGTATACCATATAAGTATCTGAACTTACAGGATATAAATCCGAATATATCACTTCCCGTAATAGAAAGTGTTGCTTCAATAAATCTGAATAAAATACCTTTGGTAATAGATATTCCTCAGCTGCCGGCTTTGCCGAACATACAGCTTAATACAGTGACAACCACTAATATAAATGATATTAATATCACTAAAAATGTTCAGGTAAGTCCGATAAACATAAGTATTGCCGCAAAAACATTTAATCCGGTAACTTTGGTAAATCCGCAGCTTGCCAGAAATGGTAACGGATTCAACAGCAGTTCCGGTGCAGCAAACTTACATACTAATCTAGATGCACCGGGAACAACTACTTTGGTTACAAGTACAACCAATCCTACAGGATTAATTCAAATAATCGGTCCTCACGGAGTGAACTGGAACGGAGCAATGCAGTCTGGAGGAACAGGCTCAATGACATATAATATAACCGGGAGTTTAAAAACAGAGAAAGTCGGGTCACGTGTTGTGCTTGTAGAGTCTCATAGAGCTTCTTCCGGAGTAACTACAGGGAATACAAATGATATTTTGTATGTGAATTCATCTGGAACTTTAACATCTGATGTATCATATAGTGGAACAGTTACAGGTGTGTATTCTGACACCACTTTAATTGTGGAAATAGAAGGAGGATACGGGGCATATAACCATTCAATGTTTGAAAATACAGGAATGATGCAATCCATAGGAACTGGAAAAACTATAGGAATGGAATTCAAAAGCGGTTCTGATTTAACAAGTACAATAAAAGTTAAAAATTCTGGAACTATTGATATTAAAGGCGACGAAAGTGTCGGGATAGATTCGTTAATAAGTCAAAACGGCAATCAATTTAATATAGGGGTTGAAAATGCAACAGGCGGAACTATATTAATGAGAGGAAATAACAGTTTTGGTATACTGCTTACTCAGGGTAGACTTGACGGAAGCAATGTAAAATCATCAGGCAATATCGGGACTTTAACTAATACATATATTCAAAACGGAACTATTACTATGAAAGGATACGGGAGTTACGGAGTCGTTATAGAAGGCGGGACAGAATTACCAACAGGGACATCATTAAATTCCGGAACTATAAACATAGAAAACGGCGGAGCTTCATCGGCTGCTGATACTTCGTCGGGAATATATCTCAATAAAAATCTGGCATTGAGTAACGACGGAATAATAAATGTAAGCGGAAACTACAGTAATGGAATAAGAATAAATTCCGGTTCTGTAACCAATAAATATGTATCTGGAAAAGCCGTAAATATTTTGGGAACTGCTGCAGATTCAACAGGAATTGCAGTAATCAACAGCAGTTCTACAGGTATAAATAATGGAAAAATAGCACTAACAGCAACAGGCGGTAAAAACATAGGAATGTACGGAACAGGTGGAGGAACTGGAAACAGAATAGAGAACACAGGAACAAATGCAGAAATAACAATGAATATCACAGCCGGAAGCGAGAATATAGGAGCTTCAATAATAGGAACAGGAAGTACTTTTTCAAACAGCGGTAAAATTAACTTAACAGATACAACTACTGCAGGAAAGAATGTAGGAATATATTCTGATAACGCAACAGTAAATAATACAGGTGAAGTAAATCTTACCACTAAAGGAAATGATATAGGTATATATCTGAAAGGTAATTCAATAGGGACAATAGGCGGAAATATAAACCTTACATCTACAGGAAGTAATTATGATTACGGAGTATACTTTGACAACGGATATACTGGAAATGCAGCAATAAACTCCACGATAAGCCTGAAAGGAAAGTCGGCAGGAGTATTCTCGGCTGTAAAACCAATAGTATTTAACGGAACAGTAAATATGGATACGAGCTCTTCACTGCTCTCAGCTGATTCAATAGGACTGCTGTATCAGATAACAGGAGCATTACCAGCCGGAAATATAGTAACAAATAACGGAACATTAAATGCAGCAGCAGGAACAGGAATATATATCCATAATAACAGTACCGCTTTGGGAAAAACAGTAATAAATAATGCAGTAAAGTCTATTAATATAAGCGGAGGCGGAGTAGGAATAGCTGCAGAGTCAGCAGCATATACATCAGGAGATAAGCTTCATATAATAAACAGCGGACTGATAAATAATGTATCATCTTCCACTGCAAACAGCATAGGAATATATGCAAAAAATCAGGATATAAGAATAACAGGAGCAGGAAAAATATCAGTATCATCTCCCGGAAGTGAAAATCTGGGAATACTGATAAACGGAGGAAAAACGGAATTTGAAAGCAGCCTTGAACTCGGTGCAGGAGGTATAGGAGTATATCTGAACGGTAATGCTTCAAATACAAATGATTCAGTACTTGATATAGGAAATACGGCAAATGCAATAACAGCATTAACTAACGGAATAGGAGTAGTAGCCAAGGGAGAAAAAGCTACTGTAAATATCCTGTCAAACGGAATAACACTGACAGGTCATTCAGCATTAAACGAAGGATCACTGGGAGTATTTCTAGAAAACGGAAATATAAATAACAACGGAACAATAAAAACAGGTGATTACGGAACAGCAGCATATTTAAAATCAACAGCAAATGCAAGAACTGTAAATCTTGGTAATCTGGAAACACAGGATAACGGAGTAGGTCTTTATCTGGAAAATCAGAATATAATAGATACTCTTACTTCAATCACAACAGGTGAAAACAGTATAGCAGTATATGCTAAAAACGGAGATATAGATATTGATGTACTGGATTCAGCTAACTTCACACTAGGAAAGGGAAGCACAGGATACTTTCTTGAGGACGGAACAATAAAATCACTGCTGGGTATAAATACAGACATCACACTTGGAAATGACATAACAGGAGTCGCATTAACAGGGAATTCAGCTATAGACAGCTCAATAAACAGCATAACAATAGGGAACAATACCGGATCAGCAGCAAGCATCAAACCAATAGTTCTTGGAATAAAAGATATTTCTTCTCCGTTAACAGTATCAACAAAGCTGACAGGCGGTAACGGAACTGTGGGACTTTACTATGAAGAAGGCGGAACAGGCAATGCAGTAACATATAACGGAAGCGGAAGTCTGACAGTACCGGATATAAAAGTAGGAACAGCAGGAGGAAACCTGTCATCCGTAGGAGTATATCTTGATGCAGCAACTAATGTAAACGGACTGAATATAAATAATGCATACATTCAGGTAAACGGAAACTCTGGAATAGTTCTGGGAGCAGATACAGGAGATATAAATGTAACAGGAGGCAAGGTAGAGCTTACTGAAGGAGGAGTGCTGTTCCTTGTGAAAAACGGAGGTAATGTAAATATATCCCCAAGTACAGTCATAATAACACCTGACAGCGGAATAGAGCTTTTCAGGGTAATATACTCAAATTACACAAATACAGCAGGAACTAAACTGGAAATACCAAAAGAAAGTGTGGCAATCCACGGTGAAACAGGGATAATAACAAATGACGGAGAACTGGTATCAAAACTCATAAGCGGAGTTCCTGCAGAAAGCTCTATAGGAATCTATATAGAAAATACACTGGAAAGCTCTCCGGGAGTACTTTTGCATTCTAATATGTCTTCACAGGGAATAAATAATAACAAAATAGATTTAGGAAACAAAGGAATAGGGATATTTGGAGAAAATTCATATATAAAAAATGAAACAACAGGAACAATAACCATAGCAGATAATGGAGCAGCCCTGTATGCAAGTATAGGATCTATCCTTGAAAATGCAGGAGCAATAAATATCGGGGAAAATTCTGTGGGTATGTATGCTTTAGACAGAACAGGCTCACCAAGCTATACAGGACTAACAAAGGAAAATTATCTGATAAACTCAGGTCAGATAATATCCTCAGGAAACAATACAGTGGGGATATCATCAACAGGAGCAGAGCCTCTGGTAAAATCAGAGATCACAAATAATGGCGTGATAAGTGTAACAGGAACTAATACAACAGGAATCTACGGAAGTCATACTAATATTCTGAATACAGGAAATATTACAGCAGGAAACGGCTTTGACTCAGGGCTGACAATAGAATATGCAGCAGGAATAATAGGAAATAACAGCAGCATAAATATTCAGTCAGGAGCAATACAGTCAGGAAACTATTCAATAGGAGCAGCGGCAACAGGAGATTCAGTTTTAAATATAACAGGAGGAACAATAAGTGTAGGGGATAACTCTATCTTCAATTACATAAAAAGAGGAACAGGAACAAATGTAACACTGACAGACAGCTCAGGAGGAACATATGATCTGAATAGAAGTAAGCAGATAGGTATTTATTCAGAAGAAGGAGATGTGGCATCTAATAAAACCCTTGAGGTAAGAAGCGGAACAGGCTCAATAGGACTTTATGCCCAGAATAACGGAAATGTAAATATGACATTACAGGGACTGACAATAAATGTGGAGAATGGTCAAAAAGGAGTATTTGCCAAAGGAATTTCAGGTTCTGGAGTAAAAACAACACTGGCAAATTCAGTTAATCTAAATGATAACTCAGCATTGGGAATAATACATCAGGACGGTGATATTGAAAATAACGGCTTCACAAATGTATCAGGAATAGGTTCGGTAGGAATATTATCAAGTAATTCAGATAATCTGAATACAAATACTATGTTAAACAACGGCGGAATAAATGTAAATTCGGATTCGGGAATAGGAATCTACGGAACTACTCTGAATAATGCACAGTTAAATGTAACGAATACGGGAAATCTTAATCTGGCAGCGTCATCATCATCAAATGATGTAATATTGGGAATTTACGGAGAAAACGGAGCAGAGATTAATAATACAGGAAATATAGTTATTGGTGCATCTTCAATAGGGATCTACGGAAAAGGAATAGATATAAATCAAAACGGCGGAGTGCTTTCAGCAGATAAAAATGCCCTCGGAATATATTTAAACGGCGGAACAGGCAATGTAAACAATACAGCAATAAATATAGCAGATGATAACGGAGCAGGTATATATGCCACAAATTCAGCCGGTGTAACATTAGGAAATACCAATAATCTAAATGTAGGAGATACAAGCGGAGCTTTAAGCGGAAGTGCGGCAGGAAGCTTTGGAATAGTAGGGAAAGACGGAAGTATAGTAACGAATAATGCTAATATGAATATAGGATTGGCTTCAATTGGAATTTACACAGAAAATTCAACTATCACTAATAACGGAAACATGACAGCAGCCGGAGGAGGAACAGATACCAAAGACGGAAGAGTTCTGATATACGGAGGAAGAGCAGATATTGGTAATATAGGAAGTGCTATTACAAATACAGGAATCTTAAATGCAGGAGATATGGGTGTAGGAATATATTCCAATACAGGAAGTATAGTCAACAGCGGAGATATAACAGTAGGAAATACATATCAGAATCCGTCAAATCCTTCAGACAGACAGTATGCTGTCGGAATATACGGAGTAGGAACTACATCAATAAATAATACTCATAAGATAACTTTCGGAGATAACGGACTGGGACTTTATGCATACACACCAAACGGGACAATATCAAACAGCGGCTTGATAACATCAAGTGCAGATAATGGAGTAGGAGTGTACATAGAAAAGGGAGATACAATTACCGGAGTAACACAGGAATTTATTAATACAGGACAGATCATACTGACAGGAAATAATTCAATAGGAATTGCCGGAGTAGATAATGTAAAGATAATAAATAACAATCTGGTAGAAACAACAGGAGCAAACAGTATAGGAATCTATGCAGATACTTATTCAATAGTGGAAAATAACGGAACAGTAAGATCAACAGGAACAAACGGAATAGGAATCCTGCTGAAAAATAATTCTGTACTGATAAATAACGGAATAATAGACATAAATATATCAGCAAACGGAAGAGCAATAGTAACAGACGGAACAGGAAGCACAAGCGACCTGACAGCAGTGCATACAGGAACAGTGGATGCTTCGGCTTCTTCACCGGTAGATCATGTGGGCTCAGGACCTTCGTATTCAAAACCATCTATCATAAATGCAGGGATAATAAAGGTAAATGAACGTTTTGAAGTACCGGAAGATGCAATAATACAAATAAAAGTAGATCCTTCAAGTGTAAAAGAGGCTTCACTGGCAACGAGCGATTATCATCCGGAAGATGTAAACGGGAAATATCTGATATCAAATGCGGTACAATTCATAGCAGATGAATTCGTACTAAGAAATATACAGGTCACATCAGATTTTTCACAGGGAACAAATCATAAGACTTACAAGCTGGAAGATGTATTCGTGCCGTTAACAGCAGGCGGAGGAATAAATTACGGGAAAGCAGCCATAAAGAGTAAAGGAATATTATGGGAAGCAATACCTATAACAAACAGCAACGGAAATCTTGATATATGGATGACGAAAAGAGACCTGACAGAATTCGGAGAAGGTCTGTCATGGGAAGAAATGGCATCAATACTTGATAAAAACTATGAAGATGCAACAGGAGACAGACTGAGTTTATACGATAAGATAGATAAAATAGAAACAGAATCAGACTTGAGAAGAATAATGACATCACTGTCAGGAGCCTATTATGCCAACAGAGCACAAAGAGGTTATGACATAAAAAGAGGATTTGACAATGCACTCGACCTGATGGAAAATTCAGAGAATAATACAAAAGAGAATGTAAAGGTGTCAGTACTTGCCGGAGCAGGGAAAACTTATGAAAACAAAGAAGGTGTAATGGACTATAAATATGAGACAGCGGGAGTATATGCCTTAAGAGAAGTCGAGAGAACTTATGCACATAAATTTGGTTATTCATTAGGATATGCAAGAAACAGCTTTGAGCTGCAGGATGGAAATAATAGTGAGGAATGGGTAGATACGTTACAATTAGGGGTTCATAATATATATAGAAAGAACAGCTGGAAGCTGAGAAGTGATCTGACAGGAAGGTTAAATTTACATAATGTAGACAGAAATATAGACTGGACAGATTCAATAGAAAAGCTGGATGATAAGTATATGTCATACGGAGTTTCACTGGATAATACATTACTTAAGGAGTTTGAATTAAATAAGGTGTTAAAGATAAGTCCTTTATTAAGTCTAGATTTTGGATATCAGTATCTGGATAAAGTGAAAGAGGAATCATCGGTATCAGCCTTAGAGATAGATTCCAACAATGCATACAGCATAAAGCCGGGAGCCGGAATAAGAGTGGACAGTAATATACCATTGGGAAGCAGATCGGCCTGGGAGCTGAAATCGGCATTGGAAGTAAAATATGAATATGAGCTTGGAGAAGCGCAGCCGGAAGAAACAGCAAGATTACAGTCATTTGGAGAGACATACAAGCTGGCAAAGCCGGCAGAAGATAAAGGGGAATTAAAGCTGAAGGGAATGCTCGGAGTAGAGGTAACAGACAGATACGGGATATTTATTACGGGGGAATACGGCAAGGCCTTTAATGAAGTTACAAAGGACGGGGAAAGCTACAAGGTAGGCGTAACATTAAAAGCTGTTTTTTAA
- a CDS encoding tetratricopeptide repeat protein, which translates to MKKLCISVVSLLVIFSCGKQNLPDKVEEHIKKNLGDNPNKQQIEELLISGQVIYGSRPEEAKKYFEAAAKYDPRGAYALSDYYLEKEDYENFEKWVKQAAEGGDSRAQFNLGYYYDERNRLEEAKRWYIKAGEQGDSEAQFNLGIIYFNENNWNEAEKWYLKAIQNNHSKAYNALGRIYSEEKRFKEAEYMYLQALESGNNSWQIYSNLGYLYYELGDYSKSLKFLEIALSKDKENKVINCNIMKTKEKLKKYDGITINRKNCKK; encoded by the coding sequence ATGAAAAAGTTATGTATATCCGTTGTAAGTTTGCTGGTAATATTTAGCTGCGGGAAGCAAAACTTACCTGATAAAGTGGAGGAACATATAAAAAAGAATCTGGGGGACAACCCTAACAAGCAGCAAATAGAAGAGCTGTTAATATCAGGACAGGTAATATACGGCTCAAGACCGGAAGAAGCTAAGAAATACTTTGAAGCTGCAGCTAAATATGATCCAAGAGGAGCTTATGCATTAAGTGATTATTACCTTGAGAAAGAAGATTATGAAAATTTTGAGAAATGGGTGAAACAGGCAGCAGAAGGCGGCGATAGCCGAGCCCAGTTTAATTTAGGATATTATTATGATGAGAGAAATAGGCTGGAAGAAGCTAAGAGATGGTATATCAAGGCGGGGGAACAGGGGGACTCAGAAGCCCAATTTAATTTAGGAATTATATATTTTAATGAAAATAATTGGAATGAGGCGGAAAAATGGTATTTGAAAGCTATACAAAATAATCATTCAAAAGCATATAATGCACTCGGGAGAATATATTCAGAAGAAAAAAGATTTAAAGAAGCGGAATATATGTATCTACAGGCATTAGAAAGTGGAAATAACTCTTGGCAAATATATAGTAATTTAGGATATCTATATTATGAACTCGGAGATTATAGTAAAAGTTTAAAGTTTTTAGAAATAGCCTTAAGTAAAGATAAGGAAAATAAAGTAATTAATTGTAATATTATGAAAACAAAGGAAAAATTAAAAAAATATGATGGTATAACAATAAATAGAAAAAATTGTAAAAAATAA